Part of the Tolypothrix sp. PCC 7910 genome, AGAGGAATATGTGCTGAGTGTAGCTGAAGCTGGTAGTTTCGCCATTTCTCAACAGTTATACCAATTGGCGGAAGCTTATTACATTCTAGGGAGAAACGAACAGGTGGCGATCGCAATGCAACAAGCCACCACAGCAGCGCTGCAAATCTCCGATCCTGGCTTTCGCGCTAATGAATTTATTCAAATAGCCAAATTTTGGCTGCAATTCCAACAACAAGCTGAAGCTCAACAAGCATTATCCCAAGCTTTGGCGACTGTGGAACAAATGCCGAGTGATAATTCTTATGCTCAAGGGGATCATTTATACTCGATTGCTACACTGTATATTCAATTGGGTGAAGCAAGACGCGCTTTGCTATTAGCTGACAAAATTATTAATGAATTTTATCCTAATTACATTCGCCAAGAAGTTGTACGCGATGCTATTAAACGAGGCGATTTACATTTAGCTCAAGCTGTTACACCGAAAATTCAAGGAGCTGAAAGCCAAGCACTCGCCTTAGTAGACATGGCAGTTTATTGGGCAACTAACAATCAACCTCGATTAGGTAATCGCCTGTTTGCCCAAGCTTTAAAACGAGTAGCTAAAGAAGAATACGCACAAAATATCCAATCAAGACTGATTCAAATTTACAGCACAACAGGTCAATTAACTATCAGCTTGAATGCGGCTCAAAGATTGACTCAGGATGAAGCAAAGGTGCTAGCTTTGGGTGCAATTATTGTTGCTTATGCAAAAGCTAAACAACCGCAGCAGGTACAAAAAATTCTTGCCCAACTCACCGATTTGATTCAATCGGAAGCCGCAGTTAATAATGTTGGTTACATCAACAATATATTGCAATCGGCTGTAGATGCAGGACAGTATAGTTTGGCGATCGCAATTTTAAATGCGGTGAAGAATAACGCCAACTTTGACTCAAAACCTTATTGGTATCGGCAAGTTGTCTCAGCACAGCTAGCATTGCCAGATATAGATAAAGCACTACAATTAGCAAAGCAGATTCCTGGTAAGTTTTGGCCAGAAGAACGCAATGTCAGCTTGCAAGAAATTGCCATCGCTTATGCCAATGCTCAACAATGGAATCGAGCTATTGATGTGCTGACACAAATTGAGAATTCCGCTTTTACTCCCTATCAAGTATTAACAGGGGCAGAATTAGCAGTAATTGCACCGACACCGCAACAATTCATCAGCTTGATTCAAAAAGCAATTGCACAAACACAAGCCTTAAAACAGGTTGAACTAAAAGCCTGGGCGTTGGCTGCGATCGCCCAAGCTTATCTACGTGCAGGGTATGCAGAACAGACACAATCTTTCCTAGAAAAAGCGATTCAAACAGCGCAGCAGGTAGAAGATAACGAAATGCGCGGTCGTTTGTTCGACCAAATGATCAATTATTTAATTCAACAAAGACAATACACTGCTGCTTTGACCATAGCGCAAGCTCATCCTGTTTCTTATGGGCAAGGGTTAGCTTACCATAATATTTTCGAGCAGGCGCTTCCATCCTACACTTTTGATGTGGCGTTGCAAGTAGTGGAATTAGAAACAGTACCTGATATACAAGCCACAAAATTATTAGCGATCGCGAAAATTTATATGCAACTAGGGCGCAATGAAGATGCAATTACATTACTCGATCGCGCTTTTGCAGTAGCTCAAAAAATTGCCGATCCAGAAAGTCGTGTCATTCTGATTAATGAATATATAGAAGTAAATGATGAAAGCGATCGCCGCAGTCAATACACCCGCCTGGTGAGGCAATATGTTGCTCTCGGACAAGCAGATAAAGCTCAACAAGTAGTAGCAAAAGTTCAAGAAGCATCTTTGCGAGATTACCTGCAAGCTTGGATTGATTGTTAAGCATGAAGCTGAGTGCTGAGTGACAATTCCATTGAGATTTTCATATATAGCGGTGATATTTTTCATTGGGATTGTCTTCTAATACCAAATCAAATAATGTTTGCGAACCATCAATAATATTGTCGAGGGCATGGGACTGCCATGCCCCTATAATCTGTCGCATTCTTTTTTTATTGGTAGAAAATATGCAATTTTTTGCGTAAAAGTTTGCAATTTGTTGATATCTAATAGAAGTAACTCAAATACCCTAAACTATGACATCTACTATTCACATTCCCCCAGAAGTTTACCAAACAGTTATTGCTGATAAAATTAATGAAGCTCTTATTAATGCAGCTTCTTTAGTGCGTACCCAGATTTATGATGAAGCACTAAAAACATATCATCAAATTCTGAATCATATTGCACTCCTCAGCAACGGCGAACAACGCTCATATTGGCTTTCCTATCTCTTGGGCTATGATGACATTGTCAATCTACTTCAACCTTTAGTTAAACTAACGCCCCAAGAGCAAGATAAGTGGATTGATTGGCTAAAGAAAGTTCAGCAGTCTGTGTTGAATTTTCATGAAAATCCTAGAGCAATTACCCAAGATTTAAAACAACTGGTAAAAGTTTATCAAAATTTGGGACGAAGCGAGCTAGTGAAAATCGCTATGCAGCAAGCCACTACAGCAGCGCTACAAATTCCCGATCCCACAACTCGCACCGAACAATTAATTCAATTAGTATCCGTTTGGCTAGAATCTCAACAAAAAGACAAAGCCCAAGAATTACTCACTCAAGCTTTGACCTCTGCGGAACAAACTTCTACTGAAGAACCTTATACCCGAAGTAATTTCCTGAGTTCAATTGCAACTCTGTATATTCAAATGGGTGAACCAAAACGCGCTATAGCATTAGCCGAAAAAGTTGCCAAAGAATATTCTCCTGATTCAATTCTGATAGAAGTTGTGCGTGATGCAATTAAAAGAGAAGATTTGCATTTAGCCCAGGCTGTCACTGCTAAAATTCAAACAGTAGAATCCCAAGCTTTTTGCTTAGTGGAAATGGCAGTTTATTGGGCAACTCATAATCAACCCAGGCTAGGTAATCGCTTATTTGCCCAAGCACTGAAGCTTGTATCAAAAGAAGTTTATTCTGAAACAATACATTCAAACTTAATTCAACTCTACAGCACATCAGGTCAGCTCACTATTCTTCTGAATGCAACCCAAAGACTAACTCAAAATGACCTAAAAACTTCAGTATTGGGTTCGCTTGCTATTTTTTACGCCAAAGCCAAACAACCCCAGCAACTACAACAGGTTCTAGCGCAACTTCAGAGCTTAAATGATGGAGAAGCCAGACTATTAAGTACTGCTATAAATTCACAAGAATATAATTTAGCGATCGCGCTATTCAAGAAGCTGAAGAACCCCAGCAACTTTGCCTATCAATCTGGTTTGTATCAACAACTACTGCAAGGACTGCTGCGATTGCAAAATCTCGATCAAGCGCTGGAATTAGCTAAACAAGCCAATCGTGATTTGTGGACAGAAGAACGTAATCTAAGCTTGAAAGAAATTGCGATTGCTTATGCCGATAATCAACAATGGAGTCAAGCTATTGCAGTAGCTAAACAAGTTAAAAATACCTTACTCAAACCATATCAGGCATTAACGCAAGCAGAACTCGCCGCAAAAGCACCTACAATCGCAGAATTCACCAGCTTAATTCAGCCTGCAATTGCACAAGCACAAACCCTATCAGCGATTGAGCATCAAGCCTTATCATTAGCTGTAATTGGTCAAGCTTATTTGCGTACAGGAGAAACAGAACAGACACAATCTTTCCTGCAACAAGCCATCCAAAAGCTCCAGCAAGTACAAGATGATGAAAATCGCTCTCGTCTATTCGCTCAAGTTGTAGAGTATTTAATTAATCAAAAACAATATATAGCTGCTCTCAAAATAGCTGAGGCTTATTCAAATTTCCACCTATTAGAATATGTCTACAATGCTATTTACTATGAAATCAATGTTCACAACAACATTGATGTCGCGTTGCAAGTAGTAGAAGCAGAATCGCTACCAGATAGACAAGCTACAACAATGCTAGCGATCGCCAGAATCTATGCTTTACAGCAACGTCGTCAAGATGCTCTTGCATACCTCGATCGCGCCTTTGTAGTAGCGCAACAAATCGCTGATCCAGAAAGCCGCACAATTAATCGTTACGAGAATTCACCAGAACCAGATTATAACGATCGCCGTAGTCAATACACCCGCTTGGTGAAGCAATATGTTGCTTTAGAACAACCAGATAAAGCTCAACAAGTAGTAGCAAAAGTTCAGGAAACATCTCTGCGCGATTACCTGCAAGCTTGGATTGATTAAACTTCCTGCAGAAGTCGGGGAAGGGGGAAGGGGGAAATGGGGAAAGGTTTGGTATTTTCCCTTTCCCCTTTAACCTTTCACCTTTTCCCACCCTTTGCAAAAGTTCTATTATTAGATAGCTGAATTATTATTGATATGTATAAGGGCGATCGCTATTGTGCTCAAAATGCGATCGCCCTAATTAATTAACTTGTAGCAACTGGTTTTCTGCGGCTGGGACGCTTACGGTCTGATTTTTTCTTCAATCCCACCGCTTGCGCTTGATCGCTATCCGAGCCATATTGCCCACGTACAACTTCTTTCATCGCTAAGATTGTATTGTGGAATTCCCATTCTGCTAATCGTGCCGCATCAGCAGCAGCACGGTATTGGTGGTTTCATCTCTCACCGCATGGATGAAGTACTGTCTGGAGTGCGAAGTGCGATCGCAGTTAAGATTTTCGGCCCTGATTTAGCACAACTCCGCACCCTTGGGAGTCAAGTAAATGAAGTAATGAAAACTGTCGAGGAATTGTCGATTTACAACTTGAACCACAAGTACCCATCGAACAAATACAAATTAAATTTAATCGTACAGATGCTTCTCGCTATGGTTTAACAGTAGGAAAAATTTCTCAAATTATTGAAACTGCGCTTAATGGTAAAGTAGTTTCCCAAATCTTAGATAAACAACAAATCTTCGATTTAGTTGTGTGGTTAAAGCCGGAAGCCAGGCAAAATTTAGATACAATTCGTAATTTATTAGTCGATACTCCAGCAGGGCAAAAGATTCCGTTAGTGCAAGTTGCAGCAATTGAAAATGGTACAGGGTCAAATACGATTAACAGAGAAAATGTATCGCGTTTAATTGTTGTCTCTGCTAATACTAGCGGTAGAGATTTGCGCTCAATTGTCAATGAAATTCAAACCAAAGTTAATCAACAAGTACATCCACCGAATGGTTACTATATCCAGTATGCGGGACAATTTGAAGCGCAAGAAAGAGCCACCCAAAATATTTTAATTTCGAGTGCGATCGCTTTTGTGGCGATTACAGTGATTATGTATAGACAGTATGGAAGATAAAGTTGCTGGACTAGATGCAGGTGCAGATGATTATTTAGTCAAGCCATTTGGCATGGCAGAACTATTAGCAAGATTGCGAGCATTACAAAGGCGATCGCCTCAATTTCAACCCCAGGAATTAACAGTAGGGAATCTCACTCTCGACTATGGCAACAATTTAGTTGTTAGCCATAATGCGGCGGGTAATAAACAGGAAATTCCGCTTACGAATAAGGAGTTTCAGCTATTAGAATACTTTATGAAGCACCCCAACCAAATTGTCACTACAGAACAAATTCGTAATCAGCTTTGGGAAGTAAGTGCAGAACCAGCTAGTAATGTAGTCGCAGCACAAATGCGTTTACTGCGTCGTAAATTAGCGAATAGTGGCTGCGAAAACATCATTGAAACTTTGCATGGTACAGGATATCGCTTGAATCTTATAACTCAATACTAAGCTTCTAGTTCACAATAATGCCAAACCCTCTCAGCATTGTGGGTAAATAATCATCAAGATTCTTAATGTGTTCATCCGTAAGTTCAATCAAATTAAACTCATATTTATGATAAATGTCCTGTTTTTCTCTCTTGCGTGATAGATATTCTGGCTCATTATCGTAGCCCCAATACTCAATATAAACTCTACCCGCAGGAATATAAAAATCACAGTAAACTTCTTCTGCAACAGGAAGTTTTCGCTCATAAGCATGAACTAAACCAGCCATGTAAAGCCAGTTATCAATTGATAATTCAGCTTTTGAACGAACCCAATGTCCATCTGTGGAGCGATAATTACCAGCATGAAACTTCTCGCGAAAGTCTGACTTGCCATTATCAGCAGTTAAGTTTGCAGAGGCATCATGTTCGCTAATTTTGCGAAATGTGTCCAGAAAAATTTGATTATTGAATATTTCTTCTGTCCAAACAACGTAAGGTTTTTTGCCTTTGTCATCATACTTTTGTACTCCCCCAAAGCCCAGCCCTCGACTTGTTGCTATCCAACCATTATGAACTTTATCTAATAATCCGAGTTCAGCCAAGATAGGATTAATAGCATTTCTCGATACACCAAGACGCTCACTAATTTTAGTAGCTGATAGTAATGTAGCAGTAGAAGCAGGCGGATGCGAATTAGATGTAGAAGCAGCTTGAGAATCTATAGAGTTATTTGTTTTTGAGTTATTGGCTTTCCAATGCTTATAGCACAGTTTATAACCTGGCTTTGAAACTGACTGGTTGCAGCCTAAGACTGTACAATATTCTGCCATTATAGATGTCGTTGTATATAGTAAATATACAAACATATATAACATTAGTAAAAATTATCAGCACCCGAATTAATACTAGATATTAATTACAGCTGCAAATTCAAATAAATTGATAACTAAAACAGAGTCAATAACAATCATAAAATGAGCGATATCACGATTATTCTAGGGATTCTTAAGCAATTAAGGCAATCTTCCTACGTTTTGCGATCGCACTGGGCTGTTTTATCTATCAAGACAAACTGCATATAGGAATCCGATTAGATTTCTGAAAAAATCTAAGCTTTGGTAATGATGCGTTACGCTATCGCTAACGCATCCTACGTAAACTTCAAAAATTAAAGATGAGTCTTATATTTGCTAAAAATATTTGCTTATGAATCAAAATCAACTATTTCAGCAAACCCGCCTGCGTTTAGCGCTGTGGTATGCGCTGGTGATGGCTTTCATTTTAAGCATTTGCGGATTTGGCATCTATAAAGCAGTTGCTCATGCTCATTCGATGACATTAGGTAGAGAACTAGAATCTGTGGCAGGGACTTTACACGATACTATTGAGTTGAAACTACACCAACCTGCACAACTAGAACCAGTTATAGAGAATTTTTTACCTAATATTTGTGTAGTTGGGCAAAGTTGCATTCCTGAAAAATCAAGTCCCAAGCGTCATATTTTAAGTGCTATTAATCAAAGCAATTACTATGTACGTTTTTACGATATTTCAGGACGCTTAATTGCTATAGCAGGTAATTATCCCAAAGGATTACCGATAGTTTTCAAAAAAGAACTTTGGCAAACTCTGAAAGATAGTAAAGGCAACTTATATCACCAAATTTCTTTTGCATTACATACCCAAGAAAATCGCGATTGGGGTTACATTCAAGTAGGGCGAAGTCTTGCAGATTTTAATAGTTACCTGAATGCAGTAAAACTGACTTTAATATTAGGATTACCCATCATCATGAGTTTAGTTGGCGTTGCTAGTTGGTGGTTAGCAGAATTAGCAATGAAACCAATTTATCGCTCATACAGACAAATTCAACAATTTACAGCCGATGCAGCACATGAATTACGCACACCTTTAGCTGCAACTCAAGCAACTGTAGAATCAGCGCTGATGATGTCTCACCTTGATGAAACCGAAGCGAGAGAAATTCTCCGCACTACACAACGTCAAAATCAGCGCCTTACTAATTTAGTTACAGATTTGCTGCTATTAACTCGTCTTGATCGTCAATCAATACCGCTGCAAAGTGAAATTTGCTGTTTGGATGATATTATCGGTGACTTAATAGAAGAATTTGCAGCCTTGGTGATCGCAGCTGATATTACACTCACATCTTCCATCCAGCTTTCCCTACCGCTGAATGTGGTTGGGAATCAAGATCAACTTTACCGTCTATTTTCTAACTTAATTGTCAATGCCATTCACTACACCCCAGCCGGGGGAAAGGTAAAAGTTAGCCTAGACCGCAATGATCATTATGCCGTGATTCAAGTAGAAGATACAGGCATTGGTATTCCCCAGCCAGAATTAACGCGAATTTTTGATCGCTTCTACCGAGTCAACAGCGATCGCTCTCGTACTACTGGCGGTTCTGGATTAGGATTAGCGATCGCTAAAGCAATTGTCCAAACACACCACGGTAGCTTAGACGTACAAAGCGAATTAGGCAAAGGTAGCACTTTTACAGTTAAGTTACCCTTTAGGATTGGGGATTGGGGATTGGGGACTGGGGACAAGGGGAAATAACAAACACCAAATGACGAATGACCAATGACAAATGACAAATGACTAACGGTAGAATATACCTAATTTTCGTAGCTTCAAACAACGAAGTATGACAATGCATTCTTCTCTTCAACGTGCTTTTGCTAACCGCTGTGTCCTGAAAGCGATCAGCGGTTTAAATAACTTTGATAGCGATCGCGTCGCCGCTACTATCAAAGCCGCCGATTTAGGTGGTGCTACATTTGTTGATATCGCTGCCGATGCTGATTTAGTCAAATTAGCAAAAACATTGACCAATTTACCAATCTGTGTATCAGCGGTAGAGCCAGAAAAATTCGTGCAAGCTGTGGTAGCTGGTGCAGATTTAATTGAAATCGGAAATTTTGATTCTTTCTATGCTCAAGGCCGTAGATTTGAGGCTGAGGAAGTTCTCGCACTAACTCACCAAACTCGTGCTTTACTGCCAGAAATCACCTTATCTGTTACCGTTCCCCACATCCTGACACTAGATCAACAGGTACAACTAGCAGAAGAACTCGTCAAAGCTGGCGCTGATATTATCCAAACCGAAGGCGGCACCAGCAGCAACCCCGCCCACCCTGGAACTTTGGGCTTAATTGAAAAAGCTGCTCCCACCTTGGCAGCAGCTTTTGAAATTTCCCGTGCAGTTTCCGTACCAGTATTATGCGCTTCCGGCATTTCTAGCGTCACAGCACCACTTGCGATCGCTGCTGGTGCTGCTGGTGTTGGTGTTGGTTCCGCCATTAACCAACTCAACAGCGAAGTAGCGATGATTGCCGCCGTTCGCAGCATCGTCGAAGCCTTAACAACAGCTAAAGTAGAGGTGAAATAGGGCATGGGGCATGGGGCATAGGGCATGGGGCATAGGGCATGGGGCATAGGACATAAATGGTTTTCCCTTGCTTCCTCTGCTTCCTCTGCTCCCCCTGCTCCCTGCCCTTCTGCCTC contains:
- a CDS encoding lipopolysaccharide assembly protein LapB; protein product: MTSTIHIPPEVYQTVIADKINEALINAASLVRTQIYDEALKTYHQILNHIALLSNGEQRSYWLSYLLGYDDIVNLLQPLVKLTPQEQDKWIDWLKKVQQSVLNFHENPRAITQDLKQLVKVYQNLGRSELVKIAMQQATTAALQIPDPTTRTEQLIQLVSVWLESQQKDKAQELLTQALTSAEQTSTEEPYTRSNFLSSIATLYIQMGEPKRAIALAEKVAKEYSPDSILIEVVRDAIKREDLHLAQAVTAKIQTVESQAFCLVEMAVYWATHNQPRLGNRLFAQALKLVSKEVYSETIHSNLIQLYSTSGQLTILLNATQRLTQNDLKTSVLGSLAIFYAKAKQPQQLQQVLAQLQSLNDGEARLLSTAINSQEYNLAIALFKKLKNPSNFAYQSGLYQQLLQGLLRLQNLDQALELAKQANRDLWTEERNLSLKEIAIAYADNQQWSQAIAVAKQVKNTLLKPYQALTQAELAAKAPTIAEFTSLIQPAIAQAQTLSAIEHQALSLAVIGQAYLRTGETEQTQSFLQQAIQKLQQVQDDENRSRLFAQVVEYLINQKQYIAALKIAEAYSNFHLLEYVYNAIYYEINVHNNIDVALQVVEAESLPDRQATTMLAIARIYALQQRRQDALAYLDRAFVVAQQIADPESRTINRYENSPEPDYNDRRSQYTRLVKQYVALEQPDKAQQVVAKVQETSLRDYLQAWID
- the rppB gene encoding two-component system sensor histidine kinase RppB — translated: MNQNQLFQQTRLRLALWYALVMAFILSICGFGIYKAVAHAHSMTLGRELESVAGTLHDTIELKLHQPAQLEPVIENFLPNICVVGQSCIPEKSSPKRHILSAINQSNYYVRFYDISGRLIAIAGNYPKGLPIVFKKELWQTLKDSKGNLYHQISFALHTQENRDWGYIQVGRSLADFNSYLNAVKLTLILGLPIIMSLVGVASWWLAELAMKPIYRSYRQIQQFTADAAHELRTPLAATQATVESALMMSHLDETEAREILRTTQRQNQRLTNLVTDLLLLTRLDRQSIPLQSEICCLDDIIGDLIEEFAALVIAADITLTSSIQLSLPLNVVGNQDQLYRLFSNLIVNAIHYTPAGGKVKVSLDRNDHYAVIQVEDTGIGIPQPELTRIFDRFYRVNSDRSRTTGGSGLGLAIAKAIVQTHHGSLDVQSELGKGSTFTVKLPFRIGDWGLGTGDKGK
- a CDS encoding DUF561 domain-containing protein, encoding MTMHSSLQRAFANRCVLKAISGLNNFDSDRVAATIKAADLGGATFVDIAADADLVKLAKTLTNLPICVSAVEPEKFVQAVVAGADLIEIGNFDSFYAQGRRFEAEEVLALTHQTRALLPEITLSVTVPHILTLDQQVQLAEELVKAGADIIQTEGGTSSNPAHPGTLGLIEKAAPTLAAAFEISRAVSVPVLCASGISSVTAPLAIAAGAAGVGVGSAINQLNSEVAMIAAVRSIVEALTTAKVEVK